In Bradyrhizobium sp. CCBAU 051011, the following are encoded in one genomic region:
- a CDS encoding alkaline phosphatase — protein MPIAIRAGQSLNRRQWLVRSAATCAVAGLGSLARPYLSRAADRPLITSGIQSGDVSADSAVVWARADRAARMQVECSTAEDFKTIIGAASADALPASDFTSKVLLGGLPSGQDIFYRVRFESIDTPGLAGETQAGHFRTAPTARSNVSFAWSGDTTGQGWGIDESRGGMRTYRTMLDNRPDFFIHSGDHIYADCPVERELKLPDGGVWRNIVTEEKSVVAQTLAQFRGNYKYNWLDQNFRAFHAAVPLFAQWDDHEVTNDWAPVGTADETGYAGDGSSLLVARARRAFHEFMPMRARPAQEDGRIYRKIAYGPLLDVFMIDMRSYRDSTFNKRDDHGDTCIFGATQLAWLKRELVASDATWKVIAADMPIGLISEDAIALGDGPPERREHEIADLLSFMKRAGIRNTVWLTADMHYTAAHHYDPNRATFQDFEPFWEFVSGPLHAGTWAPAPLDNTFGPKAMFQKGCSGENLAPCFGMQFFGRVDIDGKTEVMTVTLKDVDNRDLWSVDIEPRPDARPGQIMAQHI, from the coding sequence ATGCCGATTGCGATACGCGCCGGGCAAAGCTTGAACCGGCGTCAATGGCTGGTCCGCTCCGCCGCAACATGTGCCGTCGCCGGTCTCGGCAGCCTCGCCAGACCCTATCTCAGCCGCGCCGCCGATCGGCCGCTCATCACCAGCGGCATTCAATCCGGCGACGTCTCGGCCGATTCCGCTGTCGTTTGGGCGCGCGCCGACCGCGCCGCGCGGATGCAGGTCGAGTGTTCGACCGCCGAAGACTTCAAGACCATCATCGGCGCGGCTTCGGCCGATGCATTGCCGGCAAGCGATTTTACATCGAAGGTTCTGCTCGGCGGCCTGCCATCGGGGCAGGACATCTTCTATCGCGTGCGGTTTGAAAGCATCGACACGCCGGGACTGGCCGGCGAGACGCAGGCCGGGCATTTCCGCACCGCGCCCACGGCAAGGAGCAACGTGTCGTTCGCCTGGTCCGGCGATACGACGGGGCAGGGCTGGGGCATCGATGAAAGCCGTGGCGGGATGCGGACTTACCGGACGATGCTCGACAACCGTCCGGACTTCTTCATCCATTCCGGCGACCACATCTATGCGGACTGCCCGGTGGAGCGGGAATTGAAACTGCCCGACGGCGGGGTGTGGCGGAACATCGTCACCGAGGAAAAGTCCGTCGTCGCACAAACGCTGGCGCAGTTCCGCGGCAACTACAAATACAACTGGCTCGACCAGAACTTTCGCGCCTTCCATGCCGCCGTGCCCCTGTTCGCGCAGTGGGACGATCACGAGGTCACCAACGACTGGGCGCCGGTCGGCACCGCCGATGAGACCGGCTATGCCGGGGATGGCTCCTCGCTTCTGGTGGCGCGGGCCCGCCGCGCCTTCCATGAATTCATGCCGATGCGCGCGAGACCTGCGCAGGAGGACGGCCGTATCTATCGCAAGATCGCCTACGGCCCGCTGCTCGACGTCTTCATGATCGACATGCGCAGCTATCGCGATTCCACCTTCAACAAGCGCGACGACCATGGCGACACCTGTATCTTTGGCGCGACGCAACTGGCTTGGCTGAAGCGCGAACTGGTGGCGTCCGATGCTACCTGGAAGGTGATCGCCGCCGATATGCCGATCGGCCTGATCAGCGAGGACGCGATTGCGCTCGGCGACGGTCCGCCGGAGCGGCGCGAGCATGAGATCGCCGATCTGCTGTCGTTCATGAAGCGCGCCGGCATCCGCAACACGGTGTGGCTGACCGCCGACATGCATTACACGGCGGCGCATCATTACGATCCGAACCGAGCGACTTTTCAGGATTTCGAACCGTTCTGGGAATTCGTCTCCGGCCCGCTGCATGCGGGCACCTGGGCGCCGGCCCCGCTCGACAATACGTTTGGGCCAAAAGCGATGTTCCAGAAGGGCTGCAGCGGCGAGAATCTCGCGCCATGCTTCGGGATGCAGTTCTTCGGCCGCGTCGATATCGACGGCAAGACCGAAGTGATGACCGTGACACTGAAGGATGTCGACAATCGCGACCTCTGGTCGGTCGACATCGAGCCCCGTCCGGATGCGCGGCCGGGGCAGATCATGGCGCAGCACATCTGA
- a CDS encoding tripartite tricarboxylate transporter substrate binding protein — MFPSIRQGMIRALIVVLSLSLSAIEAANAYPDQPIKIIVTFPPGGSADIVIRALQPLLSETLRQPIVIENRAGAGGNIGIGAVAQAAPDGYTLGIAAAGVLTVNPHLNRAAMSFDPVKDLAPVTMLAEIPFVLVSSQQSGIASVADIIAKAKAKTAGLSIGHGGNGTAMHLTSALFNQKAGVGIQLIAYRGTAPATTDVLAGHVPLAVLDIPASKQLIGDGKLKALGVSAAKRVVFLPDVPTLAEQGLSGFESVGWFGIVAPAGTPPEVITTLNAAFVKALSDSAAIEKIRTLGAEPMPTSPDAFARFIQSESTKWGKLIAEAGIKAE, encoded by the coding sequence ATGTTTCCGTCGATCCGCCAAGGCATGATCCGCGCCCTTATTGTTGTTCTGTCGCTGTCGTTGTCGGCGATTGAAGCAGCAAATGCCTATCCCGATCAACCCATCAAGATCATCGTGACGTTTCCGCCCGGCGGCAGTGCCGATATCGTGATCCGCGCCCTGCAGCCGCTGCTTTCGGAAACGCTCCGCCAGCCGATCGTCATCGAGAACAGGGCAGGCGCGGGCGGCAATATCGGAATCGGGGCGGTGGCGCAGGCCGCGCCTGACGGCTACACGCTCGGCATCGCCGCGGCCGGCGTGCTGACCGTCAATCCCCATCTCAATCGCGCGGCGATGTCGTTCGATCCGGTCAAGGATCTGGCGCCGGTGACGATGCTGGCCGAAATCCCGTTCGTGCTGGTTTCCTCGCAACAATCGGGCATTGCGTCCGTCGCAGACATCATTGCCAAGGCCAAAGCGAAAACGGCGGGCCTGTCGATCGGCCATGGCGGCAACGGCACCGCGATGCATCTGACTTCGGCATTGTTCAACCAGAAGGCCGGTGTCGGAATTCAGTTGATCGCCTATCGCGGCACCGCGCCGGCGACAACGGACGTTCTGGCCGGCCACGTCCCGCTGGCCGTACTGGATATCCCGGCCTCCAAACAATTGATCGGCGACGGCAAGTTGAAGGCGCTCGGCGTCTCCGCCGCCAAACGTGTGGTGTTCCTGCCCGACGTTCCGACGCTGGCGGAGCAGGGCCTCTCCGGCTTCGAATCCGTCGGCTGGTTCGGCATCGTCGCGCCCGCCGGCACGCCGCCGGAGGTCATCACCACGCTGAACGCCGCCTTCGTGAAGGCGTTGAGCGATTCCGCCGCGATCGAGAAGATCCGCACACTCGGCGCCGAACCCATGCCCACTTCGCCGGATGCTTTTGCCAGGTTCATCCAGAGCGAAAGCACGAAATGGGGGAAGCTGATTGCCGAGGCCGGCATCAAGGCTGAATAG
- a CDS encoding heme-binding protein: MFVAESKRLTHQGAKMIMATALELAGQAKVAISCAVVDAGGHVILIERMDGGRFHTVHSCTTKAVCAASNRRPTTAKGAAGQDLDVAHAIGLALAAGPERWTAMEGGVPVLVDRECIGGVGVSGGDWETDLRIAKLAVESIGAKWE; the protein is encoded by the coding sequence ATGTTTGTCGCCGAAAGCAAGCGCCTGACGCATCAGGGCGCGAAGATGATCATGGCGACCGCGCTGGAATTGGCCGGCCAGGCCAAGGTCGCGATCTCTTGCGCCGTCGTCGATGCCGGCGGACATGTGATCCTGATCGAACGCATGGACGGCGGTCGCTTCCACACCGTTCACTCCTGCACCACCAAGGCGGTTTGCGCCGCATCGAACCGGCGCCCGACCACGGCCAAAGGCGCGGCCGGTCAGGACCTCGACGTGGCCCACGCGATCGGACTTGCGCTCGCGGCCGGACCGGAACGGTGGACGGCGATGGAAGGCGGCGTGCCGGTGCTGGTCGACCGCGAATGCATCGGCGGCGTCGGCGTCAGCGGCGGCGACTGGGAGACCGATTTGCGGATCGCCAAGCTGGCCGTCGAGTCGATCGGCGCGAAATGGGAATGA
- a CDS encoding helix-turn-helix domain-containing protein → MRYDEDGRLPYESEFLAQLGDRVREMRAQHGLSRRELARRASMSERYVAQIEAGKGNVSIVRLLRIALVFRGE, encoded by the coding sequence ATGCGCTATGACGAAGACGGCCGCCTGCCTTACGAAAGCGAGTTTCTGGCGCAACTCGGAGACAGGGTGCGCGAGATGCGCGCGCAGCACGGCCTGTCGCGCCGCGAGCTCGCGCGCCGCGCCAGCATGTCCGAGCGCTACGTGGCGCAGATCGAAGCCGGCAAGGGCAACGTCTCGATCGTGCGTCTGTTGCGGATCGCGCTGGTGTTCCGCGGCGAATAG
- a CDS encoding amidohydrolase family protein, with translation MTGFSRRDFLGLTGTAAIAAMSGRAHAAMGPNDKFDLVIKGGDVLDPSQSLRGKRDIGIRWGVIEAVENEILSARAAKTIDASGKLVTPGLIDLHSHVYPYGSAIGIPADELVQAQATTTVVSAGDAGVNNLAALRRYIVAQSRARIYAFVHIANNGLSGFPVAELYNIDYAQVDACAMALAENPDFLLGVKVRMSENVIAKHGLEPLKRSIKACEMCGWPAKMMVHIGGVETRELMSEILDLLRPGDVLTHAYSGAPNIGGVFTNIVQDGKLLPAALAAKQRGVMFDVGHGGGSFDFTIAEVALPGGCTPDTISSDIHVFSGNSPGMPYLPNVMSKFITLGLSLEQVVAAATVTPAKIINRAPKIGTLQIGAPGDVAIMDLMEVQTSFVDTRNNKREGKLLLKSVQTVINGVPFGRPYQAPFAVR, from the coding sequence ATGACCGGGTTTTCACGCCGTGATTTTCTGGGCCTGACCGGGACGGCCGCCATTGCCGCCATGTCTGGCCGCGCCCATGCCGCGATGGGTCCGAACGACAAGTTCGATCTTGTTATCAAGGGTGGCGACGTGCTGGATCCCAGCCAGTCGCTGAGGGGCAAGCGCGACATCGGCATCCGCTGGGGCGTGATCGAGGCGGTGGAGAACGAGATTCTATCCGCCCGCGCCGCCAAGACCATCGACGCCTCGGGCAAACTGGTGACGCCCGGCCTGATCGACTTACATTCCCACGTCTACCCCTACGGTTCGGCGATCGGCATTCCCGCAGACGAACTGGTGCAGGCGCAGGCCACCACCACTGTGGTGTCGGCGGGCGACGCCGGCGTCAACAACCTCGCGGCGCTGCGCCGTTACATCGTGGCGCAGTCGCGGGCGCGGATTTATGCCTTCGTCCACATTGCCAATAACGGCCTGTCGGGCTTCCCGGTCGCCGAGCTCTACAACATCGACTACGCGCAAGTGGACGCTTGCGCGATGGCGCTGGCGGAAAATCCGGATTTCCTGCTCGGCGTGAAGGTGAGGATGTCGGAGAACGTGATCGCCAAGCACGGCCTTGAGCCGCTGAAGCGCAGCATCAAGGCCTGCGAAATGTGCGGCTGGCCGGCCAAGATGATGGTGCATATCGGCGGCGTCGAGACCAGGGAGCTGATGTCCGAGATTCTCGACCTGCTGCGGCCCGGCGACGTGCTGACGCATGCCTATTCCGGCGCGCCAAATATTGGCGGCGTCTTCACCAACATCGTGCAGGACGGCAAGCTGTTGCCGGCGGCGCTCGCCGCCAAGCAGCGCGGCGTAATGTTCGATGTCGGCCATGGCGGCGGCAGTTTTGATTTTACCATAGCGGAAGTCGCGCTTCCCGGAGGCTGCACGCCCGATACGATCTCCTCCGACATCCACGTCTTCTCCGGCAACAGCCCCGGCATGCCTTATCTGCCGAACGTCATGAGCAAGTTCATCACGCTCGGCCTTTCATTGGAGCAGGTGGTGGCGGCGGCGACCGTGACGCCCGCGAAAATCATCAACCGCGCGCCCAAGATCGGCACGCTGCAGATCGGCGCGCCCGGTGACGTCGCGATCATGGATCTGATGGAGGTGCAGACCTCGTTCGTCGATACACGCAACAACAAGCGCGAAGGCAAGCTGTTGCTCAAATCGGTGCAGACCGTGATCAACGGGGTGCCGTTCGGCCGTCCCTATCAGGCGCCGTTCGCAGTGCGGTAG
- a CDS encoding FAD-dependent oxidoreductase: MVKTSVLVVGGGPVGLTLAMDLATRGISVTVVETRAAGEPPSVKCNHVSSRSMEIFRRLGVARKLRDAGLPADYPNDCSYRTTATGIELSRILIPCRRDRYTATGGPDTDWPTAEPPHRINQIYMEPVLFAHAASIDGLQILNRTAFEDFREDNDGIVATVRNLDTGTASPIHADFIVGCDGARSLVRKAIDANLQGTPIIQRVQSTYIHAPALLGMMDQPAWMTLSLNPRRCGTVVAIDGRENWLIHNHLNRADETFESVDRDASIRAILGVGPEFEYEILSKEDWVGRRLVADRFRRGRAFICGDAAHLWMPYAGYGMNAGIADATNLAWLLAAYLQGWADIKILDAYEAERLPITEQVSRFAMEMAGKVLSQRRTVPEAIEHPGPEGDAVRKQVGQAAYDLNVQQYCCAGLNFGYFYDNSPIIAYDGAEQPGFTMADFTPSSTPGCRLPFAKLDDGRPVYDALGPGYTLLRYEPDVAVAPLADAMRVNGVPFAVVDVPAPNPGHKLILARTDQHVAWRGDVIPDNPAHLVGKLLGRSFSPV, encoded by the coding sequence ATGGTGAAGACCAGCGTTCTCGTGGTCGGCGGCGGTCCGGTCGGACTCACCTTGGCCATGGACCTCGCAACGCGGGGAATTTCCGTCACCGTCGTCGAAACGCGCGCCGCCGGCGAGCCGCCGAGCGTGAAATGCAACCACGTCTCGTCGCGTTCGATGGAGATTTTTCGCCGCTTAGGGGTGGCACGGAAGCTGCGCGACGCCGGACTGCCGGCCGACTACCCGAACGATTGCTCTTACCGCACCACGGCAACCGGCATCGAGCTCTCGCGCATCCTCATCCCCTGCCGACGCGATCGCTATACCGCCACCGGCGGGCCGGATACCGATTGGCCGACGGCCGAGCCACCGCACCGCATCAATCAGATCTACATGGAACCCGTGCTGTTCGCGCACGCGGCTTCCATCGACGGGCTTCAGATTCTGAACCGCACCGCGTTCGAGGATTTTCGCGAAGACAATGACGGCATCGTTGCGACCGTCCGCAATCTCGATACTGGAACTGCCTCGCCAATTCATGCCGATTTCATCGTGGGCTGTGACGGCGCGCGTTCGCTCGTCCGCAAGGCCATCGACGCCAACCTGCAGGGAACGCCGATCATCCAGCGCGTGCAATCGACCTATATCCACGCGCCCGCCTTGCTTGGAATGATGGATCAGCCGGCCTGGATGACGCTGTCGCTCAATCCGCGGCGCTGCGGCACGGTGGTCGCCATTGACGGCCGCGAGAACTGGCTGATCCACAATCACCTCAACCGCGCGGACGAGACCTTCGAGTCCGTCGATCGCGACGCCTCGATCCGTGCCATCCTCGGCGTCGGCCCCGAGTTCGAATACGAGATCCTGAGCAAGGAGGACTGGGTCGGCCGCCGGCTCGTCGCCGACCGGTTTCGCAGGGGTCGCGCCTTCATCTGCGGCGACGCCGCGCATTTGTGGATGCCCTATGCCGGCTACGGCATGAATGCGGGAATTGCCGATGCGACCAACCTCGCATGGCTGCTCGCCGCCTATTTGCAAGGATGGGCCGACATCAAAATCCTCGATGCCTATGAGGCCGAGCGCCTTCCCATCACCGAGCAAGTCTCCCGCTTCGCAATGGAAATGGCCGGCAAAGTGTTGAGCCAGCGCCGCACCGTTCCCGAAGCGATTGAGCACCCGGGCCCCGAAGGCGACGCCGTTCGCAAACAGGTCGGGCAAGCGGCGTATGATCTTAACGTGCAGCAATATTGCTGCGCCGGCCTCAACTTCGGCTATTTCTACGACAACTCTCCGATCATCGCCTATGACGGCGCCGAGCAGCCGGGCTTTACGATGGCGGATTTCACGCCGTCCTCAACGCCGGGATGCCGGTTGCCATTCGCAAAACTCGACGACGGACGACCGGTCTATGATGCGCTCGGGCCGGGCTACACGCTTTTGCGTTATGAACCGGATGTCGCGGTAGCGCCACTGGCCGACGCGATGCGTGTCAACGGCGTGCCGTTTGCAGTCGTCGACGTCCCCGCCCCTAATCCTGGCCACAAACTCATTCTTGCGCGCACCGATCAGCACGTGGCCTGGCGCGGCGACGTCATTCCTGACAATCCCGCGCACCTCGTCGGAAAGCTGCTTGGCCGAAGCTTCAGTCCGGTTTGA
- a CDS encoding DMT family transporter, whose translation MAEASVRFDGLMAEVRSQHRVGIALVVAAAIAWSTAPFFTRLLPYDSWTILFWRGLFAGGMITAILLVLQGRAGLRDLIGMRKSGWLVASLSASAMIAFIPSLQLTSVSNVAIIIATGPFVTAALAWVWLREAPRARTMIASVVALCGVAVIVGNARVGSDILGVALACFMTLAIAAMTVLVRQHKNTSMVAAAALSNILGSIVSIPFAGEIANVTGTDILVLAMFGCFQVSLGLTLFFLGSRLLPSGQAALISTLETPLMPFWVWVGFGDVPTLRVLAGGALVMGAVIADIVGDMRTQRPA comes from the coding sequence TTGGCCGAAGCTTCAGTCCGGTTTGATGGCCTGATGGCGGAAGTGCGCTCCCAGCATCGCGTCGGCATTGCCCTCGTCGTCGCCGCCGCGATCGCCTGGAGCACGGCGCCGTTTTTCACGCGGCTGCTTCCCTACGACTCCTGGACCATCCTGTTCTGGCGCGGATTGTTCGCAGGCGGCATGATCACGGCAATCTTGCTGGTGCTGCAAGGCCGTGCCGGCCTGCGGGATCTGATCGGGATGAGAAAAAGCGGCTGGCTGGTCGCGTCGTTGTCGGCATCGGCCATGATCGCCTTCATCCCGTCCCTGCAACTGACCAGCGTGTCCAATGTGGCGATCATCATCGCGACCGGCCCGTTCGTCACCGCCGCGCTCGCCTGGGTCTGGTTGCGGGAAGCCCCGCGCGCGCGAACCATGATCGCAAGCGTCGTGGCGCTTTGCGGTGTCGCTGTCATCGTCGGCAACGCACGCGTTGGTTCTGACATCCTCGGCGTCGCACTCGCCTGTTTCATGACGCTGGCGATTGCCGCGATGACGGTCTTGGTCCGGCAGCACAAGAATACGTCGATGGTGGCCGCCGCCGCGCTGTCGAACATCCTGGGCAGCATCGTCAGCATTCCCTTCGCCGGCGAAATTGCCAACGTCACCGGGACCGATATCCTTGTCCTCGCGATGTTCGGATGCTTTCAGGTTTCGCTGGGCCTGACGCTGTTCTTTCTCGGCTCGCGCCTGCTGCCCTCCGGCCAGGCGGCGCTGATCTCCACGCTGGAGACGCCGCTGATGCCGTTCTGGGTATGGGTTGGATTTGGCGACGTTCCGACGCTGCGGGTCCTCGCCGGCGGCGCCCTGGTGATGGGCGCCGTGATTGCCGACATCGTCGGCGATATGCGCACGCAGCGGCCAGCATAA
- a CDS encoding acetyl-CoA C-acyltransferase, whose translation MREAVIVSYARTGLAKSGRGGFNITPPMSLAAHAIKHAVDRAGVDKEYVEDCYLGNCAHGAPNIGRQAALLAGLPKSTAGVSVNRFCSSGLQTIAMAANSIRSDGADCIVAGGVESISIPGGGSPKESIDPELLKVAPDIFMAMIDTADIVAERYKLSREYQDEYSLESQRRMAAAQQANKFKDEIVPMKTKMKVVDKATKAESIVDYVVDRDECNRPETTLEGLAKLEPVKGPGKYVTAGNASQLSDGAAAVVLMEAKDAEKRGLNPLGRFVAWASAGCEPDEMGIGPIYAVPKLLNRHGLKIDDIDLWELNEAFASQCLYSRDKLGIDPAKYNVNGGSIAIGHPFGMTGARLTGHILQEGRRRKAKWGVVTMCIGGGQGGAGLFEIYS comes from the coding sequence ATGCGTGAAGCTGTCATCGTTTCCTATGCACGTACGGGGCTGGCAAAGTCCGGCCGCGGCGGGTTCAACATCACGCCGCCGATGTCGCTGGCGGCCCACGCCATCAAGCACGCTGTGGATCGCGCCGGCGTCGACAAGGAATATGTCGAGGACTGCTATCTCGGCAATTGCGCGCATGGCGCGCCGAACATCGGCCGGCAGGCCGCGCTGCTCGCCGGCTTGCCGAAGTCGACCGCCGGCGTCTCCGTCAACCGCTTCTGCTCGTCGGGCCTGCAAACCATCGCGATGGCCGCCAATTCGATCCGCTCTGACGGAGCCGACTGCATCGTGGCCGGCGGCGTCGAGAGCATCTCGATTCCGGGCGGCGGCTCGCCCAAGGAATCGATCGATCCGGAACTGCTCAAGGTCGCCCCTGATATCTTCATGGCGATGATCGACACCGCCGATATCGTTGCCGAGCGCTACAAGCTCAGCCGCGAATATCAGGACGAGTATTCGCTGGAGTCGCAGCGCCGCATGGCCGCTGCCCAACAGGCCAACAAGTTCAAGGACGAAATCGTCCCGATGAAGACCAAGATGAAGGTGGTCGACAAGGCGACGAAGGCGGAATCGATCGTCGACTATGTCGTCGACCGCGACGAGTGCAACCGGCCCGAAACGACGCTGGAAGGCCTGGCCAAGCTCGAGCCCGTAAAGGGCCCCGGCAAATACGTCACCGCCGGCAACGCCAGCCAGCTCTCGGACGGCGCCGCCGCCGTCGTGCTGATGGAAGCCAAGGATGCCGAGAAGCGCGGCCTCAATCCGCTCGGCCGCTTCGTCGCCTGGGCCTCCGCGGGCTGCGAGCCGGACGAGATGGGCATCGGCCCGATCTACGCCGTGCCGAAGCTTCTGAACCGTCATGGCCTGAAGATCGACGACATCGATCTCTGGGAGCTCAACGAAGCCTTCGCCAGCCAGTGCCTCTATTCCCGCGACAAGCTCGGCATCGATCCGGCGAAGTACAACGTCAACGGCGGCTCGATCGCGATCGGCCATCCCTTCGGCATGACCGGTGCGCGTCTCACCGGCCACATCCTGCAGGAAGGCCGGCGGCGCAAGGCCAAGTGGGGCGTCGTCACCATGTGCATCGGCGGCGGCCAGGGCGGCGCGGGCCTGTTCGAAATCTATAGCTGA
- a CDS encoding tripartite tricarboxylate transporter substrate-binding protein: MKFFAVALVVIGIVAPVRAQDYPSRAITVVVPFPPGGASDVVARIVTNQMSKILGQSIVIENVSGAGGTVGSARVAAAAPDGYTLLAAAMGSHVAAPVLTPNLKYDPVADFMPIGFTAHSPAVVIARRDFPANDLKEFVATLRQRGDAVRQAHGGIGASSHMACLLFTAEIGAKPALVAYRGSGPALNDLVGGHVDFMCEQSVSVAESVLAGSVKAFAVSAAKRLETLPNVPTAGEAGIGYQMSVWAGLFAPKGVPPEIIARLSDALDKALDEATVRERIAQLGGSIPPKDERNPAAFDRFVRSEIARWSPILAAAGSGK; this comes from the coding sequence TTGAAATTTTTCGCAGTCGCACTGGTTGTAATTGGGATCGTCGCGCCGGTGCGCGCGCAGGACTATCCCTCCAGGGCGATCACGGTGGTCGTGCCGTTCCCGCCCGGCGGCGCCAGCGACGTCGTTGCGCGCATCGTTACCAACCAGATGTCGAAGATCCTCGGGCAATCCATCGTCATCGAGAACGTCAGCGGCGCCGGCGGCACCGTCGGCAGCGCGCGCGTCGCTGCTGCCGCGCCTGACGGCTATACCCTGCTTGCCGCGGCGATGGGCTCGCATGTCGCGGCTCCCGTGCTGACGCCGAACCTCAAATACGATCCCGTTGCCGACTTCATGCCGATCGGCTTCACGGCCCATTCTCCGGCAGTCGTCATCGCGCGGAGGGATTTCCCGGCAAACGACCTGAAGGAATTCGTCGCAACGCTGCGACAACGCGGCGACGCTGTAAGGCAGGCCCATGGCGGCATCGGCGCGTCCTCGCATATGGCGTGTCTGTTGTTCACGGCGGAAATCGGTGCGAAGCCGGCGCTCGTTGCCTATCGCGGTTCAGGCCCGGCCTTGAATGATCTGGTCGGCGGCCACGTCGATTTCATGTGCGAGCAATCGGTCAGCGTGGCGGAGTCGGTTCTGGCCGGCTCGGTCAAGGCCTTCGCCGTCTCGGCCGCGAAGCGGCTGGAAACGCTGCCGAATGTTCCGACCGCCGGCGAAGCGGGCATAGGCTATCAGATGAGCGTCTGGGCCGGACTGTTTGCGCCGAAGGGCGTTCCGCCTGAAATCATCGCCCGGCTTTCGGATGCGCTCGACAAAGCGCTTGATGAGGCCACAGTGCGCGAGCGGATTGCTCAGCTCGGTGGCTCGATCCCGCCAAAGGACGAACGCAACCCGGCGGCGTTCGACCGGTTTGTTCGATCCGAGATCGCACGCTGGTCACCCATTCTCGCTGCGGCCGGATCGGGGAAGTGA
- a CDS encoding Gfo/Idh/MocA family protein — translation MTADPLRVACIGMGWWSDVLADAIQRSGKLEIRTCYTRSDEKRNSFAAKYRCRPAESYEALLADAEIEAIINTTPNDVHLATTCAAAAAGKHVFLDKPIANSIADGRAITEACRKAGVVLALGYQRRRESHFRHVRREIDAGRFGRLVNAEANISRDRLGKVDLSSWRYQAAGMPGGVMLQIGIHYIDVLAYLIGPVHAVRAQSAQLVLPGDNPDVASLILQHENGALSTLNASYASASEYYLMNVYGKDMTAFYDLHNGLRLLKRGESRPVTVPCAVNDTLVEELEEFAAAARGQRQHEVGGEEATRSLAVVRAGIVSARERRSVKVAEILNGDGSL, via the coding sequence ATGACTGCCGATCCGCTCCGTGTGGCTTGTATCGGGATGGGATGGTGGTCCGATGTTCTGGCGGATGCGATCCAGCGCTCGGGCAAGCTCGAGATCCGCACCTGCTACACAAGATCCGATGAAAAGCGCAACAGCTTCGCGGCAAAGTACCGCTGCCGGCCGGCCGAGAGTTACGAGGCGCTGCTGGCCGATGCCGAGATCGAGGCGATCATCAACACGACGCCGAACGATGTCCACCTTGCGACGACCTGCGCGGCCGCGGCCGCCGGCAAGCACGTCTTTCTCGACAAGCCGATCGCCAACAGCATCGCGGACGGCCGCGCCATCACCGAGGCCTGTCGCAAGGCGGGCGTGGTGCTGGCGCTCGGCTATCAGCGGCGGCGCGAGAGCCATTTCCGCCACGTCAGGCGAGAGATCGACGCCGGCCGGTTCGGCAGACTCGTCAACGCCGAGGCGAATATCAGCCGCGACCGCCTCGGCAAGGTCGATCTCTCCTCCTGGCGCTACCAGGCCGCAGGCATGCCGGGCGGCGTGATGCTGCAGATCGGGATCCACTACATCGACGTGCTCGCCTACCTGATCGGGCCGGTCCATGCGGTGCGTGCGCAATCGGCGCAACTGGTGCTACCCGGCGACAATCCTGACGTCGCGAGCCTGATCCTGCAGCATGAGAACGGCGCGTTGTCGACGCTGAATGCCAGCTACGCCTCGGCCTCCGAATACTACCTGATGAACGTCTACGGCAAGGACATGACGGCGTTTTACGATCTGCACAATGGGCTGCGGCTGCTCAAGCGCGGTGAAAGCCGACCTGTCACGGTGCCATGCGCAGTCAACGATACCCTCGTCGAGGAACTCGAGGAGTTTGCCGCGGCGGCGCGCGGGCAGCGTCAGCACGAAGTCGGCGGCGAGGAGGCGACGCGATCGCTCGCGGTGGTACGCGCCGGCATTGTTTCGGCGCGCGAGAGGCGTTCGGTCAAGGTCGCGGAAATATTGAACGGTGACGGAAGCTTGTGA